A window of the Kosakonia radicincitans DSM 16656 genome harbors these coding sequences:
- the flgA gene encoding flagellar basal body P-ring formation chaperone FlgA, translated as MPISLSKLSCTLLMCWGLSLSPAQAATSELQSRIASLLAANNEGQNQPTFHIAILTPEARLAKLCPEPDLRLIGNPARLTGNRSVAARCGNKQHFIQIKVNATGKYWVVARPLTAGQVITPPDIRPMEGELANLPAGLLFDAEKIIGSTPTRALHPGQPLAANQLRHRWAVLATQEVDIVAPGEGFMIRARGKALNNGGLDDRVRVQMRNGQILTAVVIGDERVSMNMDN; from the coding sequence ATGCCTATTTCGTTAAGTAAACTCTCATGCACTTTATTAATGTGCTGGGGGTTATCTCTGTCCCCGGCGCAGGCAGCGACCAGCGAACTGCAAAGCCGAATCGCCAGTCTGTTAGCTGCTAATAATGAAGGGCAAAACCAGCCGACGTTTCATATCGCCATTTTGACGCCCGAAGCGAGACTCGCAAAGCTATGTCCTGAGCCGGATTTGCGCCTTATCGGGAATCCGGCGCGACTGACCGGAAACCGCAGCGTGGCGGCCCGCTGCGGGAATAAGCAGCATTTTATTCAGATAAAGGTAAATGCCACCGGCAAATACTGGGTTGTTGCACGCCCACTCACCGCCGGCCAGGTCATCACCCCGCCGGATATTCGCCCGATGGAGGGTGAACTGGCCAACTTACCCGCTGGTCTGCTGTTCGACGCAGAAAAAATTATCGGCTCCACGCCTACACGAGCGCTGCATCCGGGGCAGCCGCTGGCGGCCAACCAGTTGCGCCATCGCTGGGCGGTACTGGCGACCCAGGAAGTGGATATCGTCGCGCCGGGCGAAGGCTTTATGATCCGCGCCCGGGGGAAAGCGCTGAATAACGGCGGGCTGGACGATCGCGTCCGGGTACAGATGCGTAATGGGCAGATTTTGACTGCCGTTGTGATCGGCGACGAGAGGGTAAGTATGAACATGGACAATTGA
- the flgB gene encoding flagellar basal body rod protein FlgB, which yields MFDKLDNELRFQQQALSLMSRRQDILASNIANADTPGYQARDIDFSKQLKNAMRQETQHNGPLSLSLTSGKHIPGVAPKMDERQLLYRIPDQPSADGNTVDMDRERVNFADNNVKYQSSLTILGTQIKNMMSVINQG from the coding sequence ATGTTTGACAAACTTGATAATGAATTACGTTTCCAGCAGCAGGCATTAAGTTTGATGTCCCGTCGGCAAGATATTCTGGCTTCTAATATTGCGAATGCCGATACGCCAGGATATCAGGCGCGAGATATTGATTTCTCTAAGCAATTGAAAAATGCGATGCGTCAGGAAACACAACATAATGGCCCATTGTCATTATCATTAACGTCCGGGAAACATATTCCTGGCGTCGCGCCGAAAATGGACGAACGGCAACTTCTCTACCGTATTCCTGACCAGCCAAGCGCGGATGGTAATACGGTGGATATGGATCGTGAACGCGTTAATTTTGCTGATAATAATGTGAAATATCAGTCGAGTTTAACCATTCTCGGCACTCAGATTAAAAATATGATGAGTGTCATTAATCAGGGCTAA
- the flgC gene encoding flagellar basal body rod protein FlgC has product MSLFSIFNISGSAMSAQSKRLNVSASNMANADSIAGPDGKPYRAKQVVFNVDNAVGQNIGGVKVSGITESNNPDRLVYEPANPLADDKGYVHMPNVDVVGEMVNTISASRSYQANVEVMNSAKTLMLKTLTLGQ; this is encoded by the coding sequence ATGTCGCTGTTTAGTATTTTCAATATCTCTGGCTCAGCCATGTCCGCTCAGTCAAAAAGACTTAACGTAAGTGCCAGTAATATGGCAAATGCCGACAGTATAGCCGGGCCGGATGGTAAACCTTACCGCGCCAAACAGGTTGTATTTAATGTCGATAATGCTGTCGGCCAGAATATTGGCGGCGTAAAAGTTAGCGGTATTACCGAGTCTAATAATCCGGATCGTCTGGTGTATGAACCTGCGAATCCATTAGCGGATGACAAAGGTTACGTACATATGCCGAACGTCGATGTCGTCGGTGAAATGGTGAATACCATTTCGGCTTCCCGCAGTTATCAGGCGAACGTTGAAGTTATGAATTCGGCAAAAACGTTAATGCTGAAAACGCTGACTTTAGGCCAATAA
- a CDS encoding flagellar hook assembly protein FlgD encodes MSVSPVMNNQTTTTAKTRAASESSGSGGVSTNSTANELLDNFMTLLVAQMQNQDPTSPMDNNQLTSQLAQFNTAAGVEQLNSTMDSMGVLVAGMQQMNSADWVGRDIMIKGDPVVSTAEGGNQKMGLNLGSDADEITVTLTDSAGNAYTTTMQDVKAGVHQYTLDDLGDFQPADPRALSDTTFTVSFSATNADGNTPEVEALKPAKVQSVAFTASGAELQLGIDGSASLSDVFLIE; translated from the coding sequence ATGTCTGTTTCACCCGTAATGAATAACCAGACCACGACGACCGCGAAAACTCGCGCGGCGTCTGAGTCGTCGGGCTCTGGCGGTGTCAGCACCAACTCCACCGCCAATGAGTTGCTGGATAACTTTATGACGTTGCTGGTCGCGCAGATGCAGAACCAGGATCCGACATCGCCAATGGACAACAACCAGTTGACCTCGCAGTTGGCGCAGTTCAACACCGCCGCAGGCGTCGAACAGCTTAACAGCACCATGGACAGCATGGGCGTGCTGGTTGCCGGTATGCAGCAGATGAACTCAGCGGACTGGGTTGGGCGCGACATCATGATCAAAGGCGATCCAGTGGTCTCTACTGCCGAGGGCGGCAACCAGAAAATGGGTCTCAACCTTGGCAGCGATGCAGATGAAATCACCGTCACGCTGACCGACTCCGCCGGTAATGCGTACACCACCACCATGCAGGACGTGAAAGCGGGTGTTCATCAGTACACGCTGGACGATTTGGGCGATTTCCAGCCTGCCGATCCGCGCGCGCTGAGCGATACCACCTTCACCGTCTCTTTCTCCGCGACGAACGCCGACGGAAATACGCCTGAAGTTGAAGCGCTGAAGCCTGCAAAAGTTCAGAGCGTTGCGTTCACCGCCAGCGGTGCGGAACTGCAATTGGGTATCGATGGTTCAGCCTCACTGAGCGATGTGTTCCTCATCGAATAA
- the flgE gene encoding flagellar hook protein FlgE: MGFSQGLSGLNAASQALDVVGNNIANSQTVGFKSGAIAFADVFAGSQIGMGVQVAGVNQNFSDGVLGAGSSQLDMGIQGNGFFRMVTEAGNVFYSRNGQFETDQNGYIVNSQGMRLTGYMATGTPPAIQQGSPVGPIQIPTGQMPARASDAGSISGNLDSGNDVVTTTPFDPEDGDSYTYSTQVNAYDSLGNEHAINVYYVKTADNKWTAYSVDSTAPGATPGQVDLEFDTSGKLITNPADLNVQGAAYKGGDALNFDIDLSGLTQQASENTMDSPSTTGYPPGMMNGYNVGDNGQIIATYSNGKSQLLGQVVLSNFTNPGGLSSQGNNCWAETPESGQPVIGIADTGNLGSLNGNMLEASNVDLSQEMVNLIVYQRNYQSNSQTIKTQSDILQTLVNLG; encoded by the coding sequence ATGGGTTTTTCTCAAGGTCTTAGTGGCCTGAATGCCGCTTCGCAGGCACTCGATGTTGTCGGTAACAACATTGCTAACTCCCAAACCGTAGGGTTTAAATCAGGCGCGATTGCGTTTGCTGACGTTTTTGCCGGATCGCAGATCGGCATGGGCGTTCAGGTTGCCGGTGTAAACCAGAACTTCAGCGATGGCGTACTGGGCGCAGGCAGCAGCCAGCTGGATATGGGTATCCAGGGCAACGGTTTCTTCCGCATGGTCACTGAAGCTGGCAACGTGTTTTACAGCCGTAACGGTCAGTTTGAAACCGATCAGAATGGTTACATTGTTAATAGCCAGGGCATGCGTCTGACGGGCTATATGGCCACGGGTACCCCGCCTGCAATTCAGCAGGGTTCACCGGTTGGGCCGATTCAGATCCCGACCGGCCAGATGCCGGCTCGCGCCTCTGATGCTGGATCGATCAGCGGTAACCTCGACTCCGGCAACGACGTTGTAACCACCACGCCGTTCGATCCGGAAGATGGCGACAGCTACACCTACTCCACCCAGGTTAACGCTTACGACAGCCTGGGCAACGAGCATGCCATTAACGTCTATTACGTTAAAACCGCCGATAACAAGTGGACGGCTTACTCCGTTGACTCTACCGCTCCGGGCGCGACGCCGGGCCAGGTGGATCTGGAATTTGATACCTCCGGCAAGCTGATAACTAACCCGGCGGATCTGAACGTGCAGGGCGCGGCCTATAAAGGCGGCGATGCGCTGAACTTCGACATCGATCTCTCTGGTCTTACCCAGCAGGCTTCCGAAAACACCATGGACAGCCCAAGCACCACTGGTTACCCGCCGGGAATGATGAACGGCTACAACGTGGGTGATAACGGGCAGATCATTGCAACCTACAGCAACGGTAAGAGCCAGTTGCTGGGCCAGGTGGTGCTCTCCAACTTCACCAACCCGGGCGGTCTCTCTTCTCAGGGCAACAACTGCTGGGCGGAAACACCGGAGTCGGGCCAGCCGGTAATCGGTATCGCCGATACGGGCAACCTGGGTTCGCTGAACGGCAACATGCTGGAAGCCTCCAACGTGGATCTGAGCCAGGAGATGGTCAATTTGATCGTCTACCAGCGCAACTATCAGTCCAACTCTCAGACCATCAAAACCCAGTCTGACATCCTGCAAACGCTGGTTAACCTGGGCTAA
- a CDS encoding flagellar basal body rod protein FlgF, translated as MDRAIYTAMGAANAALNRQAVTANNLANTSTNGFRAQIAAYRAIPVHGPSVETRTMVAASTPWSDDTMGAINPTGRDLDVALPQNGWLAVQLPDGSEGYTKDGNIEVDAEGTLRVRGMPLMGDGGPVTVPPQAKLTIAPDGTITALGAGDEPTAVAQVGRLKMVNASPALLKNGDDGLFHVADPTTPATLPADANLKLMPGMLEGSNASPMKSMVEMIATARGFDMNMKVITTVDDNEKSANQLLSAG; from the coding sequence ATGGATCGCGCGATATATACCGCGATGGGTGCCGCGAATGCGGCGCTTAATCGCCAGGCGGTAACCGCAAACAATCTGGCCAACACTTCAACCAACGGCTTTCGCGCTCAGATAGCGGCTTATCGCGCTATTCCGGTGCACGGCCCGTCGGTTGAAACCCGCACGATGGTGGCGGCGTCCACGCCGTGGAGCGATGACACGATGGGTGCCATCAATCCGACCGGGCGCGATCTGGATGTTGCGCTGCCGCAGAACGGCTGGCTGGCAGTACAACTGCCGGATGGCAGCGAAGGCTATACCAAAGACGGCAACATTGAAGTGGATGCCGAAGGCACGTTGCGGGTTCGCGGTATGCCGTTGATGGGCGATGGCGGCCCGGTAACCGTGCCGCCGCAAGCCAAATTGACCATTGCGCCGGACGGCACAATCACCGCGCTTGGTGCGGGCGATGAACCGACAGCGGTGGCGCAGGTTGGGCGGCTGAAGATGGTGAATGCCTCTCCGGCGCTGCTGAAAAACGGCGATGACGGTCTGTTTCACGTTGCCGATCCGACGACCCCGGCGACGCTTCCCGCCGACGCGAATCTCAAATTGATGCCCGGCATGCTGGAAGGCAGCAACGCCAGCCCGATGAAATCAATGGTGGAGATGATCGCAACGGCCCGTGGTTTTGACATGAACATGAAAGTCATTACCACCGTGGATGACAACGAAAAAAGCGCCAACCAGTTACTGAGCGCCGGTTAA
- the flgG gene encoding flagellar basal-body rod protein FlgG, whose product MIRSLWIAKTGLEAQQTNMDVISNNLANVSTNGFKRQRAVFEDLIYQTLRQPGAQSSEQTTIPSGLQLGTGVRPVATERIHSQGSLTQTNNTKDVAIEGGGFFQVLLPDGTTAYTRDGSFQFDQNGQLVTSSGYQVQPAITIPQEAQSLTIGSDGTVSVTVAGQTAPQQVGQLTLSSFINDSGLESIGENLYRETQSSGAPNESTPGLNGAGTLKQGYVETSNVNVAEELVNMIQTQRAYEINSKAVSTSDQMLQRLTQL is encoded by the coding sequence ATGATCCGTTCCCTGTGGATTGCAAAAACGGGCCTTGAAGCTCAGCAAACCAATATGGATGTAATTTCCAACAACCTGGCGAATGTCAGCACCAATGGCTTTAAACGCCAGCGCGCTGTGTTTGAAGATTTGATTTACCAGACATTGCGCCAGCCGGGAGCGCAGTCTTCCGAACAGACCACTATTCCTTCTGGCTTGCAGTTAGGGACCGGGGTTCGTCCGGTGGCGACCGAGCGTATTCACAGCCAGGGTAGCCTGACGCAGACCAATAACACCAAAGACGTGGCGATTGAAGGCGGCGGTTTCTTCCAGGTGCTGCTGCCGGACGGTACCACGGCCTACACCCGCGATGGCTCGTTCCAGTTCGATCAGAATGGGCAACTGGTGACCTCCAGCGGCTATCAGGTGCAGCCTGCCATCACCATTCCGCAGGAAGCGCAAAGCCTGACTATCGGCAGCGATGGCACGGTCAGCGTCACGGTCGCCGGGCAGACTGCGCCGCAGCAGGTTGGGCAACTGACGCTGTCGTCATTTATCAATGATTCCGGCCTGGAAAGCATTGGCGAAAACTTATACCGCGAGACGCAATCTTCCGGCGCACCGAATGAATCAACCCCCGGTCTGAACGGTGCTGGCACCCTGAAACAGGGCTACGTGGAAACCTCCAACGTTAACGTAGCGGAAGAGCTGGTCAACATGATCCAGACCCAGCGCGCTTATGAAATCAACAGTAAAGCGGTTTCCACCTCTGACCAGATGCTGCAACGCCTGACTCAACTTTGA
- a CDS encoding flagellar basal body L-ring protein FlgH, translating to MTYHLCSLPVLRRLATTLILPFVIAGCAYIPQKPLVDGATSAAPAPVAAAAVNGSIFQSGQAMNYGYQPLFEDRRPRNIGDTLTIVLQENVSASKSSSANASRDGSTDVGITAVPGFMSGLVGRGKADASFSGSNDFAGKGGAAAKNTFSGTITVTVKQVLENGNLAVVGEKQIAINQGTEFIRFSGIVNPRTISGSNTVVSTQVADARIEYVGNGYINEAQQMGWLQRLFLNLSPM from the coding sequence ATGACCTATCACCTTTGCTCTCTGCCTGTGCTCCGTCGTCTGGCAACGACCCTTATTCTGCCGTTTGTGATCGCTGGCTGCGCGTATATCCCGCAAAAGCCGCTGGTGGATGGCGCAACCAGCGCGGCGCCCGCACCCGTTGCGGCGGCCGCGGTCAATGGATCGATTTTCCAGTCGGGGCAGGCGATGAACTATGGGTATCAACCGCTGTTTGAAGACCGCCGTCCACGGAACATCGGCGACACGCTGACCATCGTGCTGCAAGAAAATGTCAGTGCCAGCAAGAGCTCTTCCGCCAATGCCTCGCGTGATGGCTCGACGGATGTGGGCATTACGGCTGTTCCTGGTTTTATGTCCGGGCTGGTTGGCCGCGGGAAGGCGGACGCCTCGTTCAGCGGCAGCAACGATTTTGCCGGTAAAGGCGGCGCGGCGGCAAAAAATACCTTCAGCGGCACCATCACCGTCACGGTGAAACAGGTGCTGGAAAACGGCAACCTGGCTGTGGTGGGCGAAAAACAGATCGCCATCAACCAGGGGACTGAATTTATACGTTTTTCCGGCATCGTGAACCCACGCACCATCAGCGGCAGCAATACGGTTGTTTCCACCCAGGTGGCGGATGCGCGCATTGAATATGTGGGCAATGGCTACATCAACGAAGCACAACAAATGGGCTGGTTGCAGCGGCTGTTCCTTAACCTTTCTCCGATGTAA
- a CDS encoding flagellar basal body P-ring protein FlgI, with protein MMKTAFLTCFMALLCLLLPATASAERIRDLTTVEGVRSNSLMGYGLVVGLDGTGDQTMQTPFTTQSLNNMLSQLGITVPAGVNMQLKNVAAVMVTAELPPFAQPGAKIDVVVSSMGNSKSLRGGTLLMTPLKGADSQIYALAQGNLLVSGAGAQAGGSRVQVNQLNGARISGGATVERSVPSGFAGQNTLMLQLNNEDFTVAQQISDAINRRYPGSASAQDSRTVSLRAPLDSASRVRFLAEVQDIPLRVDAGDARIIINSRTGSVVINGRVALDSCAVAQGDLAVEVNRTNQVNQPNTPLAGGQTVVTPNTQLSVREQNGSLQRVNTSTDLNSVVRALNSLGATPNDLMAILQSMKAAGCLRARLEIN; from the coding sequence ATGATGAAAACTGCTTTTTTAACCTGCTTTATGGCGCTGCTTTGCCTGCTGTTACCGGCAACAGCCAGCGCAGAACGTATCCGCGATCTGACGACGGTAGAAGGCGTTCGCAGTAACTCTCTGATGGGCTACGGCCTGGTGGTTGGGCTGGACGGTACCGGCGACCAGACCATGCAAACGCCTTTCACCACGCAAAGCCTGAACAACATGCTGTCGCAACTGGGCATTACGGTGCCCGCAGGCGTCAACATGCAGTTGAAAAACGTGGCGGCGGTGATGGTGACTGCCGAGTTACCGCCTTTTGCCCAGCCAGGCGCGAAAATTGACGTGGTGGTTTCCTCGATGGGTAACTCGAAAAGCCTGCGCGGCGGCACGCTGCTGATGACGCCGCTGAAAGGGGCCGACAGCCAGATTTATGCGCTGGCGCAGGGGAACCTGCTGGTTTCCGGTGCGGGTGCGCAGGCAGGCGGCAGCCGGGTGCAGGTCAATCAGCTTAACGGTGCCCGCATCAGCGGCGGTGCGACGGTAGAGCGTAGCGTCCCGTCAGGTTTTGCCGGGCAGAATACGTTGATGCTGCAACTGAATAATGAAGATTTTACCGTCGCGCAGCAGATCAGCGACGCCATCAACCGACGCTACCCTGGCAGCGCCAGCGCGCAGGATTCCCGTACTGTGAGCCTGCGTGCGCCGTTAGACAGCGCATCACGCGTGCGTTTTCTTGCCGAAGTGCAGGATATTCCGCTGCGTGTTGATGCAGGCGATGCGCGGATCATTATCAACTCTCGTACCGGTTCGGTGGTGATCAACGGTCGCGTGGCGCTGGATTCCTGTGCCGTTGCGCAGGGTGATCTGGCGGTCGAAGTGAACCGAACCAACCAGGTCAACCAGCCGAACACGCCGCTGGCGGGCGGACAAACCGTGGTGACGCCGAATACGCAGTTGTCGGTGCGCGAGCAAAATGGCTCCCTGCAACGGGTTAACACCAGCACCGATCTGAACAGTGTGGTCAGAGCGCTGAACAGCCTGGGCGCGACGCCGAACGACTTGATGGCGATTCTGCAATCAATGAAAGCCGCAGGCTGCTTGCGGGCGCGTCTGGAGATCAACTAA
- the flgJ gene encoding flagellar assembly peptidoglycan hydrolase FlgJ, producing MNSASVSQGAAFDARSLDKLKLAVRDDSPDGLKAAAKQMEGLFVQMMLKSMRQASFKDGLFNTQQSEMFTSMYDQQVAQNIADKGRMGFADLMIQQMTGKAASAGNVTTTQEVPLSISPAQMLVAPLHSAAPAVNADVENTPEPEPEAQPKTAAISGEGFISRLMAPAMKVARMSGIPHQLIIAQAALESGWGRREIMTNDGKPSHNLFGVKATSHWEGETTEITTTEYENGVAQKVKAKFKVYDSYADALADYTSLISSNPRYRNVVNSDSPEIAAKALQSAGYATDPAYAKKLINIVQQVRQHVNQAVDAWSSDFSSLF from the coding sequence ATGAATAGCGCCAGCGTCTCGCAGGGGGCGGCATTTGATGCGCGTTCGCTTGATAAGCTGAAACTGGCAGTCAGGGATGACTCGCCAGACGGGCTTAAAGCGGCGGCAAAACAGATGGAAGGTCTGTTTGTGCAGATGATGCTGAAAAGCATGCGCCAGGCCTCGTTCAAGGATGGCCTGTTCAACACCCAGCAGTCTGAGATGTTCACCTCGATGTACGATCAACAGGTGGCGCAGAACATCGCTGATAAAGGGCGAATGGGCTTTGCGGATCTGATGATCCAGCAGATGACCGGTAAAGCCGCGAGTGCGGGCAACGTGACGACAACGCAGGAAGTGCCGCTGAGTATCAGCCCGGCGCAAATGCTTGTCGCGCCGCTGCATTCCGCGGCGCCAGCGGTGAACGCCGACGTGGAAAATACGCCAGAACCGGAACCAGAGGCACAGCCTAAAACGGCGGCCATTTCCGGGGAAGGGTTCATTTCACGCCTGATGGCACCAGCGATGAAAGTGGCGCGTATGAGCGGGATCCCGCATCAGTTGATTATTGCGCAGGCCGCGCTGGAATCGGGCTGGGGACGCCGGGAAATTATGACCAATGACGGCAAACCCAGCCATAACCTGTTTGGTGTCAAAGCGACAAGTCACTGGGAGGGGGAAACCACGGAAATTACCACCACAGAATATGAGAATGGCGTCGCGCAAAAAGTAAAAGCGAAATTTAAAGTTTATGATTCTTATGCTGACGCGCTGGCTGATTATACATCGTTAATAAGTAGTAATCCTCGTTATAGAAATGTTGTTAATTCAGATTCACCGGAAATAGCCGCAAAAGCACTGCAATCCGCAGGTTATGCGACCGATCCGGCGTATGCGAAAAAACTCATTAATATAGTTCAGCAGGTCAGGCAGCATGTGAATCAGGCGGTGGATGCGTGGTCGTCAGATTTTTCTTCATTATTTTAA
- the flgK gene encoding flagellar hook-associated protein FlgK translates to MNLFNLAQSGLSAAQNALNVVGNNLTNATTSGYSRQNIILGEAGGKSTNYGFFGYGVKTGDVQRAYDGFISNQVRGAATQYMSLTGRYEQVSQIDNMLGDSTNNISTSMDGLFEAMEAVSKDPVDPAARQGVLAQFNAIANQYRSNSSTLNGLEKSTNTQIDQTVTDINACTKQLAELNQQIEKIHGQTGGMPSDLLDQRDQLLNQLSQNIGIKVSENKETGTVDVSMGNGMALVSGGKSYQLQASTSAENPAQTVVSYVDASGNALALDENATSGKLGGLFKFRNEDLVSARDQLNQLALQMANKFNEVNGNGYDLNGNAGGDIFSIGNPQAVGNTDNAGSGSLDVSFTDITAVKSQDYQLVYNGPGSTDWTVTTRDGRTITPTIGGNGELEFEGISIMPGGTPQPGDSFTLNPTDGAADRIAVAITDGDEIAASSSADPTEESNNENILALIGIKDEEVVGKMTLSGAYASLVSSVGSSVSALKGDITTSAKVYDQWSLQQQSVSGVDMNEEYVNMQMFSQYYQANAQVLQTATTIFDTILSIR, encoded by the coding sequence ATGAATTTATTCAATCTTGCCCAAAGTGGGCTGAGTGCTGCTCAAAACGCATTGAATGTCGTCGGTAATAACCTGACCAATGCGACGACATCAGGCTATAGCCGACAGAATATTATTCTGGGAGAAGCGGGTGGTAAATCCACAAATTACGGCTTCTTCGGCTACGGCGTAAAAACAGGCGACGTGCAGCGTGCCTATGATGGTTTTATTAGCAATCAGGTACGCGGCGCAGCCACTCAATATATGTCATTAACGGGTCGTTACGAGCAAGTTAGCCAAATTGATAATATGTTGGGCGACAGTACCAATAATATTTCAACCAGCATGGATGGACTGTTTGAAGCCATGGAAGCCGTGAGTAAAGATCCGGTTGATCCTGCGGCTCGTCAGGGCGTACTGGCGCAATTTAATGCCATTGCTAACCAATATCGTTCAAACAGCTCAACATTAAACGGTCTTGAGAAAAGTACGAATACACAAATTGATCAGACCGTGACGGATATTAATGCCTGTACCAAACAACTTGCCGAACTGAATCAGCAGATTGAGAAGATTCACGGGCAGACCGGTGGTATGCCATCCGATTTACTCGATCAGCGCGACCAGCTATTAAATCAGCTGAGTCAGAATATCGGCATTAAGGTTAGCGAGAATAAAGAGACCGGCACGGTTGATGTCTCGATGGGTAATGGTATGGCGCTGGTCAGCGGCGGTAAGTCGTACCAGTTGCAGGCCAGCACTTCCGCAGAAAACCCGGCGCAGACGGTGGTTTCCTATGTCGATGCCTCCGGCAATGCGCTGGCGCTGGATGAAAATGCGACCTCCGGCAAGCTGGGCGGGCTGTTTAAATTCCGTAATGAAGATCTGGTTTCCGCGCGCGATCAACTGAACCAGCTGGCGCTGCAAATGGCAAACAAGTTCAACGAAGTGAACGGTAACGGTTACGATCTGAACGGCAACGCTGGCGGCGATATTTTCTCCATTGGCAACCCGCAGGCGGTTGGCAATACCGACAATGCGGGCAGCGGCTCGCTGGATGTCTCTTTTACCGATATCACGGCAGTGAAATCACAAGATTATCAGCTGGTCTATAACGGGCCGGGCAGCACCGACTGGACGGTAACCACCCGCGACGGGCGCACCATCACGCCGACCATCGGCGGCAATGGCGAACTGGAATTCGAGGGCATTTCCATTATGCCTGGCGGTACGCCGCAACCGGGCGACAGCTTTACGCTTAACCCGACCGATGGCGCAGCCGATCGCATCGCCGTTGCCATTACCGATGGCGATGAAATTGCGGCCTCTTCTTCTGCGGATCCGACAGAGGAGAGCAACAACGAAAACATCCTCGCGTTAATCGGCATTAAAGATGAGGAAGTGGTAGGCAAGATGACGCTGTCAGGTGCGTATGCCAGCCTGGTCAGTTCCGTCGGTTCATCGGTGAGCGCGCTGAAGGGCGACATTACCACCTCCGCCAAAGTCTACGACCAGTGGTCGCTGCAGCAGCAGTCGGTCTCCGGCGTCGATATGAATGAAGAGTACGTCAATATGCAGATGTTCTCTCAGTACTACCAGGCGAATGCGCAGGTATTACAAACGGCGACCACCATTTTCGACACCATTTTAAGTATCCGTTAA
- the flgL gene encoding flagellar hook-associated protein FlgL gives MMRLSTQFMFQSRIDSLSKAMTGYNDLSSRLSAGQTLLTPSDDPTGASQAVTLQSALSRMSQFDMARTYAQDALGQEDNTLGSIANLLSEDLSEKIVAAGNGAYSDEDRQALATELQGIRDNLLDLANTKNSDGRYIFGGYKTGSAPFQDDGTYVGGDTAMTQVVSDSTEMQVGHTGSDVFMSGTADDLFASLDAAISALQQPVTNDADRQALQDTLDSTNRSIKSNIDNLGKVRAVVGTNLQQLETLGFSADALGIDTQSHLQETLGSDWDSMITLLSQSKMSEFALNSSMTVFQSMQQLNIFNIVG, from the coding sequence ATGATGCGTCTTAGCACACAGTTTATGTTTCAGAGCCGGATTGACAGCCTGTCGAAGGCGATGACCGGTTATAACGATCTCTCCAGCCGCTTGTCTGCCGGACAAACGCTGCTGACGCCGTCTGACGATCCGACCGGCGCTTCACAGGCGGTAACGCTGCAAAGCGCGCTGTCGAGAATGAGCCAGTTCGATATGGCGCGTACTTACGCGCAGGACGCGCTGGGCCAGGAAGATAACACTCTCGGTTCGATTGCCAATCTGCTGTCTGAAGATCTGAGTGAAAAAATCGTCGCCGCGGGTAATGGCGCCTATTCTGATGAAGATCGTCAGGCGCTGGCGACGGAATTGCAGGGGATCCGCGACAACTTACTGGATCTGGCGAACACCAAAAACAGCGATGGCCGCTATATCTTCGGCGGCTACAAAACCGGTTCTGCGCCTTTCCAGGATGATGGCACTTACGTTGGCGGTGATACGGCGATGACGCAAGTGGTTTCTGACAGCACCGAAATGCAGGTCGGTCACACTGGCAGCGATGTCTTTATGAGCGGTACGGCGGATGATCTGTTTGCCTCGCTGGATGCGGCTATCTCAGCATTACAACAACCGGTGACCAACGATGCCGATCGTCAGGCGTTGCAGGATACGCTGGACAGCACCAACCGCAGCATCAAGAGCAACATCGATAACCTCGGTAAAGTGCGCGCCGTCGTCGGCACCAACTTACAGCAACTGGAAACGCTCGGTTTCAGCGCGGATGCGCTGGGGATTGATACCCAAAGTCATCTGCAAGAGACGCTAGGTTCCGACTGGGATTCGATGATCACTCTGCTGTCACAGTCAAAAATGTCTGAGTTCGCGCTGAATTCATCGATGACGGTTTTTCAGTCGATGCAACAACTGAATATCTTCAACATCGTTGGTTAA